One region of Petroclostridium xylanilyticum genomic DNA includes:
- a CDS encoding PepSY domain-containing protein: MDLKDKKINKSKQEKEKMSMNKRILTLALGGIFAVGVAFGSLGLINAKAFAADNNAVAKSAVVAEKGEKEDKEDINLSKANVKISREEAKNIALSSQKDAKVLKVELEDEDGTIVYGVEVQTAQKKYDIKIDANTGKILKSEADDEKEGKSIENESKNTNDKDDINEEVEE; the protein is encoded by the coding sequence ATGGATTTAAAAGATAAGAAAATAAATAAATCAAAACAGGAAAAGGAGAAGATGTCCATGAATAAGAGAATACTTACCCTTGCTTTGGGAGGAATCTTTGCAGTAGGAGTTGCATTTGGTTCCTTGGGATTAATTAATGCCAAGGCTTTTGCTGCCGATAACAATGCTGTTGCAAAGAGTGCTGTAGTTGCTGAAAAAGGAGAGAAAGAAGATAAGGAAGATATCAATCTTTCAAAGGCAAATGTTAAAATCAGTCGGGAAGAAGCGAAAAATATTGCCCTATCTTCACAAAAAGACGCAAAAGTTTTAAAAGTAGAACTGGAAGACGAAGATGGAACTATCGTTTACGGAGTAGAAGTACAAACAGCACAAAAGAAATATGATATCAAAATTGATGCAAATACGGGAAAAATATTAAAGTCTGAAGCAGATGACGAAAAAGAAGGCAAAAGTATAGAAAATGAAAGCAAAAATACAAATGACAAAGACGATATAAATGAAGAAGTAGAAGAGTAG
- a CDS encoding YqaA family protein, whose protein sequence is MNEFLTNFIQLLQAYGVVGLITLSFAESSFFPIPPDILLIPMAFANRKLAIIYALVTTVASVLGGIFGHTLGRKFGKPLLKRFFKEDKINKVQNYFEKYGGWAVVIAGLTPIPYKIFTISAGVFNVRLSIFIISSIIGRGIRFFAEGLFIFCLGDTAKYYLENYFDIITIGITILCVMFYYVWKKLKDTGIVQGTGTIAHYKSKYYKIYDFMLKYKKYAEVGIYIVASACLFLLFLFIYLEL, encoded by the coding sequence TTGAATGAATTTTTAACAAACTTTATACAATTGCTGCAAGCCTATGGAGTAGTAGGGCTCATTACTTTATCATTTGCGGAATCATCTTTTTTTCCAATACCTCCTGATATACTACTAATCCCTATGGCCTTTGCCAATAGAAAATTAGCCATAATCTATGCTTTAGTTACAACGGTTGCATCAGTTTTAGGTGGTATATTTGGACATACGCTCGGGAGAAAATTTGGGAAACCTTTATTAAAAAGGTTTTTTAAAGAAGATAAAATAAATAAAGTTCAAAATTATTTTGAGAAGTACGGTGGGTGGGCTGTTGTTATAGCGGGCTTGACCCCTATTCCCTATAAGATTTTTACAATATCCGCAGGTGTTTTTAATGTAAGATTATCTATATTTATAATATCTTCCATAATAGGGAGAGGTATTAGATTTTTTGCTGAAGGATTATTTATATTTTGCCTTGGAGATACTGCAAAGTATTATCTTGAAAACTACTTTGACATCATAACAATTGGGATAACGATATTGTGTGTAATGTTCTACTATGTATGGAAAAAGTTAAAAGATACAGGTATTGTTCAGGGCACTGGAACAATTGCACACTATAAAAGTAAATATTATAAAATCTATGATTTTATGCTGAAGTATAAAAAATATGCTGAAGTTGGAATATATATTGTTGCGAGCGCTTGCTTGTTTTTACTATTTTTATTTATATATTTAGAACTGTAG
- a CDS encoding bifunctional DedA family/phosphatase PAP2 family protein yields MIKNYFITLIQQYGNSGIIVSLALEFLGLPIPGEPLMAFLGYLTWKNSNESLILSIIYAVIGTFLGSILAYAIGFRYGENFLIKYGRYIFITQDKLEYTERMVNKNKVLLLLFSRYIPGARHIVPYLSGISKIKLSSFLFYNLIGSIIWCISFIGLGFVLGENWNRIETIAKGYFYIIVLLIGFIFIVIKYFGKYKKMIFTVTFPVLLFIKLSEDLIRNELVIFDKTIYDYISTFISKSTTTIMVVITYMGSASILVLIALLTYVILRRNKNCTLYGKVIAVNLGATWILNEVFKVIFHRQRPDILRLVEVGGFSFPSGHSMVSLSFYGLILYFIYKNTKNSFIKYLLVIFFSLLILFIGISRIYLGVHYASDVLAGFSAGFAWLAIFITLINKYYLQEPKRHNSRRM; encoded by the coding sequence TTGATAAAGAACTACTTTATTACGCTAATCCAACAGTATGGTAATTCAGGTATTATAGTAAGTCTGGCACTGGAATTTTTAGGATTGCCAATTCCCGGAGAACCTTTAATGGCTTTTTTGGGATACTTAACATGGAAGAACTCTAATGAATCGTTAATATTATCTATTATTTATGCTGTAATTGGGACATTTTTGGGCTCAATATTGGCTTATGCGATTGGTTTTAGGTATGGTGAAAATTTTCTTATAAAATATGGTAGGTATATTTTTATTACACAAGACAAGTTGGAATATACAGAAAGAATGGTTAATAAAAATAAAGTTTTATTGTTGCTATTTAGCAGATATATACCGGGAGCCAGGCATATAGTACCTTATTTAAGTGGGATAAGTAAAATCAAATTAAGCAGTTTTTTATTTTATAACCTTATCGGTTCAATTATATGGTGCATATCATTCATTGGACTGGGATTTGTATTAGGTGAAAATTGGAATAGAATTGAAACAATAGCAAAAGGTTATTTTTATATTATTGTTCTGTTGATTGGATTTATTTTTATAGTCATTAAATATTTCGGCAAATATAAAAAAATGATATTTACCGTCACTTTCCCAGTGTTGTTATTTATAAAACTTTCTGAAGACCTTATAAGGAATGAACTGGTTATATTTGACAAAACCATATATGATTATATATCCACATTTATTTCTAAAAGTACGACAACTATTATGGTAGTTATAACTTATATGGGTTCGGCTTCAATTTTAGTCCTTATTGCCCTGTTAACTTATGTAATTTTAAGAAGAAATAAAAATTGTACCCTGTATGGAAAGGTTATAGCGGTAAATCTAGGTGCTACATGGATTTTAAATGAAGTATTTAAAGTTATATTCCACAGGCAAAGGCCGGATATACTGCGTCTGGTTGAGGTTGGCGGATTTAGTTTTCCAAGCGGTCATTCTATGGTAAGTTTAAGTTTCTATGGTTTGATATTGTATTTTATATATAAAAATACTAAGAATAGTTTTATAAAATATCTACTTGTAATCTTTTTTAGTTTGCTGATTCTTTTTATAGGAATTAGCAGGATATACCTTGGAGTTCATTATGCGAGTGATGTGCTGGCAGGTTTTTCAGCAGGGTTTGCATGGCTGGCTATATTTATAACATTAATAAACAAATATTATCTACAAGAACCTAAAAGGCATAATTCTAGAAGAATGTAG
- a CDS encoding methyl-accepting chemotaxis protein, whose product MKNFKLKFSITRKIIFGYLLTKILFIVFVGITAYFQFNSMFAQNKDILNSSIYSVGTVSLILIIINTALFNMLIRIYIVKPLDNVKKYLNLIASGELTTEIHSKYLNKKDEFGEISNALKDMHNSLKEMILNISEKSKEVSANSEELAATSEEMSASSQELTSTMQQVADGATSQAKDLTDIASAMKDVTSSIEYAYETLKNVSDETKNTASKADIGKKEIDKLAKSIEDIRKAFEIVVKKVETLTDSVKEIGGITEIISTISEQTNLLALNAAIEAARVGEHGRGFAVVAEEVRKLAEESRQSTEKIAHLVSSTAKDTDEVIRTSNDVKGLVNEQVDILSKTLKSFEDILASVEKIAPYMEETYKSMQGIVDKKDIVIEKVESASAIAEENSAATEEIAASSEELTTSSQEVASTAQNLSAVAEGLMEVVSRFKV is encoded by the coding sequence ATGAAAAATTTTAAACTTAAATTTTCTATCACACGAAAAATAATTTTCGGTTACTTATTAACAAAAATATTGTTTATTGTTTTTGTTGGTATAACTGCATATTTTCAATTCAATTCAATGTTTGCTCAAAATAAAGATATTCTAAATAGTTCAATTTATAGTGTTGGAACCGTATCACTAATACTGATTATAATAAATACGGCGTTATTTAATATGCTAATAAGAATATATATTGTCAAACCTTTGGATAACGTTAAAAAATATTTAAACTTAATAGCATCAGGAGAACTTACAACTGAAATTCATTCTAAATATCTCAATAAAAAGGATGAATTTGGAGAAATATCTAATGCATTAAAAGATATGCATAATTCTTTAAAAGAAATGATACTGAATATAAGTGAAAAATCAAAAGAAGTAAGTGCTAATTCGGAAGAATTGGCGGCAACATCAGAAGAAATGTCGGCATCCTCACAGGAACTGACATCAACCATGCAGCAGGTGGCAGATGGAGCAACCAGTCAGGCAAAAGATTTAACAGATATAGCCAGTGCAATGAAAGATGTAACTAGTAGCATTGAATATGCATATGAAACTTTGAAAAACGTATCAGATGAAACTAAAAACACTGCATCCAAAGCCGATATAGGCAAAAAAGAAATAGACAAACTGGCAAAATCTATAGAAGATATAAGAAAAGCCTTTGAAATAGTAGTTAAAAAAGTAGAAACGCTTACAGATTCTGTAAAGGAAATAGGCGGTATAACAGAAATCATATCAACCATATCGGAACAAACCAACCTTCTTGCACTGAATGCAGCCATCGAGGCGGCAAGGGTTGGAGAACACGGCAGGGGATTTGCAGTAGTAGCCGAAGAAGTGAGAAAACTGGCAGAAGAATCAAGACAGTCTACGGAAAAAATTGCACATTTGGTATCATCTACTGCAAAAGATACAGATGAAGTCATCCGTACATCAAATGATGTTAAAGGTCTTGTAAATGAACAAGTAGATATTTTAAGCAAAACATTAAAATCCTTTGAGGACATATTGGCATCTGTAGAAAAAATCGCTCCTTACATGGAAGAAACATATAAGTCTATGCAAGGGATTGTAGATAAAAAGGATATTGTAATAGAAAAAGTAGAAAGTGCAAGTGCTATAGCAGAAGAAAACTCAGCAGCAACGGAGGAAATAGCCGCGTCCTCAGAAGAACTCACTACATCTTCCCAGGAAGTGGCATCCACAGCCCAAAATTTAAGTGCTGTAGCAGAAGGATTAATGGAGGTTGTCAGCAGGTTTAAAGTTTAA
- a CDS encoding putative bifunctional diguanylate cyclase/phosphodiesterase, which produces MDIKSVQGVVISKEYLQSPFIENIEEYVVAFLDIDNIRYINGTFGHSIGDKFLSMFGNRLSQIVGEEGIVFKYNGGEFVILLHKNEKELIDKKVQSIVNKSNKVFKEEDYEILSTVSIGIYTPNSNDKIDDTIKKAYIAMYQGKTEGKGNYKHFTDSIEEKIKRKTLLTKELTKSIERNYEGLYLIYQPIYNVVEKKIDEAEALMRWKNQELGEISPAEFIPIAEEMGLIRKLGYWLIKKVLRQIKEWNKEGLNLKIAINISPQQVAEKDFLKKIKETIHEEDIDFRQIKLEITETQILKLDEQRFKDLTELINLGVDIALDDFGEGYSSIKSLVFSPITEVKIDKIFIDYIHQDEKIQKLISSIIYTVHRLGYKVIAEGVEYKEQFDKLLEYGCDKIQGYYIERPIDEKKIVEFIKGFHNTPYAI; this is translated from the coding sequence ATGGATATAAAAAGTGTTCAAGGAGTAGTCATAAGTAAAGAATATTTACAAAGTCCATTTATTGAAAATATAGAGGAGTATGTAGTGGCATTTTTAGATATTGATAACATTAGATATATCAACGGTACCTTTGGTCATTCTATAGGAGATAAATTCTTATCCATGTTTGGCAATAGATTGTCCCAAATTGTTGGGGAAGAAGGAATAGTATTTAAATATAACGGCGGTGAATTTGTTATACTTCTTCATAAAAATGAGAAGGAGTTAATTGATAAAAAAGTTCAATCCATAGTGAATAAATCTAATAAAGTATTTAAAGAAGAAGATTATGAGATACTGTCTACCGTCAGCATAGGGATATATACTCCTAATTCAAATGACAAAATAGATGATACTATAAAAAAAGCATATATTGCCATGTATCAAGGGAAGACCGAAGGAAAAGGAAACTATAAACATTTTACAGATTCTATAGAAGAAAAAATAAAGAGAAAGACTTTGTTAACAAAAGAATTAACAAAATCCATAGAAAGAAATTATGAAGGGTTATATTTAATATATCAGCCTATTTACAATGTAGTGGAAAAAAAGATTGATGAAGCAGAAGCCTTAATGAGATGGAAGAATCAAGAATTAGGAGAAATCTCACCTGCCGAGTTTATTCCCATAGCAGAAGAAATGGGGCTTATAAGGAAACTGGGATATTGGCTTATAAAAAAAGTTTTAAGACAAATAAAAGAATGGAACAAGGAAGGATTAAACTTAAAGATAGCCATAAATATATCTCCACAACAAGTGGCAGAAAAGGATTTTTTGAAAAAAATAAAGGAAACTATCCATGAGGAAGATATAGACTTTCGTCAAATAAAATTAGAGATAACCGAAACTCAAATATTAAAGTTAGATGAACAAAGATTCAAGGATTTAACAGAACTTATTAATTTAGGAGTTGATATAGCATTAGACGATTTTGGCGAAGGGTATTCGTCCATAAAAAGCCTTGTTTTTTCCCCGATAACGGAAGTAAAAATAGATAAAATTTTTATTGATTATATCCATCAAGATGAAAAAATACAGAAACTGATATCGTCAATTATATATACTGTACATAGACTGGGATATAAAGTAATTGCAGAAGGTGTTGAATATAAGGAACAGTTTGATAAATTATTAGAATATGGATGCGACAAAATTCAAGGATATTATATTGAAAGGCCAATAGATGAAAAGAAAATTGTAGAATTTATAAAAGGATTTCATAATACACCTTATGCTATATAA
- a CDS encoding class I SAM-dependent methyltransferase, producing MNHKEFFNSMAEKWDTICHHDKNKNNEMLDLVNIKQGSKVLDVGTGTGVMIPFLTSRIGDTGEIVAVDVVEKMIEVARSKYNDSNGNPAAKQMLSCICCEVLESGLLFGSVDYYFYIA from the coding sequence GTGAATCATAAAGAATTCTTCAACTCAATGGCAGAAAAATGGGATACTATTTGCCACCATGATAAGAATAAGAACAATGAGATGCTGGATTTAGTTAATATCAAACAAGGTTCAAAAGTCCTCGATGTCGGAACTGGTACAGGGGTGATGATTCCTTTCCTTACTTCAAGAATCGGTGATACTGGTGAAATTGTTGCTGTAGATGTTGTCGAGAAAATGATCGAAGTAGCCAGGAGCAAATACAATGATTCCAACGGTAACCCCGCAGCAAAACAGATGTTATCCTGCATTTGCTGCGAGGTTTTGGAATCGGGTTTATTATTCGGGAGTGTAGATTATTATTTTTATATAGCATAA
- a CDS encoding ECF transporter S component: MQNKSVKEMVLSGLFIAMGLLLPMIFHAFGMGSTFLPMHIPVLLAGFVVSMPYAIAVGVVTPILSSLLTGMPPMFPVLPYMVFELAAYGAVASLLYRRLKLNVYISLVGSMIVGRIVSGIAVWVLATFFMAKLPGPILFITGSITKSIPGIIIQLVFIPALILVLNKSNLITREGLPSES; this comes from the coding sequence ATGCAGAACAAATCAGTAAAGGAAATGGTTCTATCGGGTCTATTCATTGCAATGGGGCTGCTGCTGCCCATGATTTTTCATGCCTTTGGTATGGGATCAACATTCCTACCCATGCACATCCCAGTATTACTCGCAGGGTTTGTTGTAAGTATGCCTTATGCCATTGCTGTCGGTGTAGTTACGCCAATTTTAAGCTCACTGCTCACAGGAATGCCTCCGATGTTCCCAGTTTTACCCTATATGGTATTTGAACTCGCTGCCTACGGGGCTGTTGCAAGTCTGCTGTATAGAAGATTGAAACTTAATGTGTACATATCCCTGGTAGGAAGTATGATTGTTGGAAGAATAGTATCTGGCATTGCGGTTTGGGTTCTTGCAACCTTCTTCATGGCAAAACTCCCTGGTCCAATCCTATTTATAACTGGCAGTATTACCAAAAGCATTCCTGGCATTATCATTCAACTTGTGTTTATTCCAGCATTAATACTGGTGCTTAACAAGAGTAATCTAATCACAAGAGAGGGGCTTCCAAGTGAATCATAA
- a CDS encoding 4Fe-4S binding protein, whose translation MAITVDKNRCPQNHPCPSVRICPVGALKQQGFKAPEVDMDKCIQCKKCVNYCPMGAIKIG comes from the coding sequence ATGGCAATAACTGTTGACAAAAACAGGTGTCCACAAAACCATCCATGTCCATCCGTAAGGATATGTCCTGTAGGAGCATTGAAACAACAAGGCTTTAAAGCCCCCGAAGTGGATATGGATAAATGTATTCAATGTAAAAAGTGCGTGAATTATTGTCCTATGGGAGCAATTAAAATAGGATGA
- a CDS encoding glutaredoxin family protein — MNVTVYSTPTCPWCTRVKEYLNYKEVKFKEINVAQDRDGAMEMIQKSGQRGVPVVDINGNIVVGFN, encoded by the coding sequence ATGAATGTTACAGTTTATTCTACACCAACCTGTCCCTGGTGTACAAGGGTGAAGGAATATTTAAACTATAAGGAAGTGAAATTTAAAGAAATCAATGTAGCCCAAGATCGGGATGGTGCAATGGAAATGATTCAAAAATCAGGACAAAGAGGTGTTCCTGTGGTTGACATAAATGGAAATATCGTCGTTGGTTTCAACTAA
- a CDS encoding permease, protein MFTVILYILALGLLLLSFIKDRKKTKMALKKAWKSFENILPQFLSILIIIGITLAVMSPETISKLIGEQSGWLGMIVAAVIGSITLIPGFVAFPLASALLKSGAGFMQIAVFISTLMMVGIVTIPVEMKYFGKKAAIIRNSLAFVFSFVVAIVIGVIL, encoded by the coding sequence TTGTTTACGGTGATATTATATATCCTTGCATTAGGACTGCTTCTCCTTTCATTTATTAAGGACAGGAAAAAAACCAAAATGGCTCTTAAAAAGGCATGGAAATCTTTTGAGAATATACTGCCACAATTTCTGTCTATCTTAATCATCATTGGAATTACCCTTGCTGTAATGAGTCCTGAAACCATATCAAAACTGATTGGAGAACAGTCAGGGTGGCTTGGGATGATCGTGGCTGCTGTTATTGGATCCATTACGCTAATTCCTGGATTTGTTGCTTTTCCGTTAGCATCTGCGTTACTGAAAAGTGGAGCTGGCTTTATGCAAATAGCGGTTTTTATTTCGACTTTAATGATGGTGGGTATTGTTACTATCCCCGTAGAGATGAAATATTTCGGAAAGAAAGCAGCCATAATAAGAAACTCATTGGCATTTGTCTTTTCATTTGTAGTAGCAATTGTGATCGGGGTGATATTGTAA
- a CDS encoding permease, which produces MKNTLKRYSFFFILMVINLAIILVTPEIGQKSLKITGDNLLEMLSVIPPIFILLGLLDVWVQKETMIKLMGEKSGFIGITIAFLLGSAAAGPLYAAFPVAGVLLRKGSKLSNVFIFIGAWSTTKIPMLLFEASSMGWKFMITRFIVDIPGIFLIALMTEKVITAKDKKLIYENAVDLD; this is translated from the coding sequence ATGAAAAACACTTTAAAACGTTATAGTTTTTTCTTTATACTGATGGTTATAAATCTTGCAATCATTCTTGTAACACCAGAAATAGGACAGAAATCGCTGAAAATCACAGGGGATAACTTGCTTGAAATGTTATCCGTAATACCACCTATTTTCATATTACTCGGCTTATTGGATGTTTGGGTACAGAAGGAGACCATGATAAAATTAATGGGGGAGAAATCAGGTTTCATTGGAATTACCATCGCATTTCTTCTGGGGTCAGCAGCAGCGGGGCCGCTTTATGCAGCTTTCCCCGTGGCTGGGGTATTACTTCGTAAAGGCAGCAAGTTGTCCAACGTCTTTATCTTCATTGGAGCATGGTCTACGACGAAAATACCTATGCTGCTTTTTGAAGCATCCTCAATGGGGTGGAAGTTTATGATTACCAGGTTCATCGTTGATATTCCAGGAATTTTTCTTATTGCCTTAATGACCGAAAAAGTTATAACAGCGAAGGATAAAAAATTAATCTATGAAAATGCAGTTGATTTGGATTGA
- a CDS encoding FapA family protein, with translation MTHTIIPTVNVGDVLALKVAPAFPGRDGFTVTGEVLKAREGKNIPLKVGKGAVLLDNETKVVAVSPGRPEYKKGVISVVPTLVVPHDVDVGTGNVRFDGDIVIKGNIAENLKVSAGGDITVFGNIYHANVYAKGNIRVHGNIINSKVSAGLNMLNYLGVTPKLKQILEVVKECRSVAKLSEMSKNHVDIRRELLQVVISKKDILDNLMKDIQNLIKLSIDEETNELIRILEDVKRILTGVNAKCIEDSRQIKTLYTEINDYINKIEELYGNEADIIFEYGQTSFIQANGNVVIADKGCYQTNLMAKNAILFKKPSSIVRGGLLIAGKCIKMGIVGTPSGISTYCKVLDRNGKIDAVYYYSNTVLNINDNIKVIDSNFYVNRDNK, from the coding sequence ATGACTCATACAATTATTCCTACTGTAAATGTTGGAGATGTGCTTGCGTTAAAGGTTGCTCCTGCATTTCCAGGGAGGGATGGATTTACTGTAACTGGCGAGGTATTAAAAGCAAGGGAGGGAAAGAATATACCACTCAAAGTAGGAAAGGGGGCTGTCTTATTAGATAACGAAACAAAAGTGGTGGCCGTTTCTCCTGGAAGGCCAGAGTATAAAAAAGGTGTAATAAGTGTTGTCCCTACTTTGGTTGTACCCCATGATGTAGATGTTGGTACTGGCAATGTCCGCTTTGATGGTGACATCGTAATCAAAGGGAATATAGCTGAAAATCTGAAGGTTTCTGCTGGAGGTGATATTACGGTCTTTGGCAACATCTATCATGCAAATGTGTATGCAAAAGGCAATATCAGAGTCCATGGGAATATTATAAACAGTAAGGTATCGGCTGGCTTAAATATGCTAAATTATTTGGGCGTTACGCCTAAATTGAAGCAAATCCTTGAAGTGGTAAAAGAGTGTCGAAGTGTGGCGAAGTTGTCAGAAATGTCAAAGAATCATGTAGATATTAGAAGGGAACTGCTTCAAGTTGTAATTAGCAAAAAGGATATATTAGACAACCTTATGAAAGATATTCAAAATTTAATAAAGTTATCCATTGATGAAGAAACAAACGAACTCATTAGAATTTTAGAAGACGTAAAAAGGATACTAACTGGTGTCAATGCAAAGTGCATAGAAGATTCAAGGCAAATAAAAACACTTTATACAGAAATAAATGATTATATAAATAAAATAGAAGAATTGTATGGAAATGAGGCAGATATAATTTTTGAATATGGACAAACTTCATTTATCCAGGCTAACGGTAATGTAGTAATTGCCGACAAAGGGTGTTACCAGACCAATTTAATGGCAAAGAATGCTATATTGTTTAAAAAGCCGTCCAGCATTGTGCGTGGCGGCCTATTAATTGCAGGAAAGTGTATAAAAATGGGAATAGTTGGGACACCTTCTGGTATTTCAACATACTGTAAAGTTTTAGACAGGAATGGAAAAATAGATGCAGTTTATTATTACAGCAATACCGTTTTAAACATTAACGATAATATTAAAGTAATTGATTCCAATTTCTATGTTAATAGAGATAATAAATAA
- a CDS encoding EAL domain-containing protein, whose amino-acid sequence MNFLKQIQTIDISDLVHWYQPICQIETGEILGYEALVRNKSLNKLFPLDIFKQAEQEGCRTELDSYLLFQAINSVSYNSNLFLNVFPSTLLEKWFLSWWDEHFVTPAPLVIEISESEPVNDWKALKSVINKLRKRGVKIAVDDMGSGYSFFQHWVELNPDYIKLDCYYAAGLAENPLKQRIIEHLTKLFDGYSIIILEGIETEEDLNTAKQLGISYAQGYLLGRPSPWKSLSVQNYNIGDYGENGCWGKNG is encoded by the coding sequence GTGAATTTTTTAAAGCAAATACAAACGATTGATATATCGGATTTAGTACATTGGTATCAGCCTATCTGCCAAATAGAAACTGGAGAGATACTTGGATATGAGGCTCTTGTACGCAACAAATCTCTAAATAAACTTTTTCCTCTGGATATATTTAAGCAGGCAGAACAAGAGGGCTGCAGAACTGAACTTGATTCCTATTTGCTATTTCAGGCAATAAATTCAGTGAGTTACAACAGCAATCTATTCTTAAACGTATTTCCCTCTACTCTACTTGAGAAATGGTTTTTATCCTGGTGGGATGAACATTTTGTTACCCCCGCTCCTTTGGTAATAGAAATATCGGAAAGTGAACCTGTCAATGATTGGAAAGCATTAAAATCAGTGATTAACAAACTGCGGAAGCGTGGTGTAAAAATTGCAGTAGATGATATGGGTTCAGGCTATTCCTTTTTTCAGCACTGGGTAGAGTTAAACCCTGATTATATTAAACTGGATTGCTACTATGCTGCGGGTTTAGCAGAAAACCCACTAAAACAACGAATAATCGAACATTTAACAAAACTATTTGATGGTTATTCAATAATTATTTTAGAGGGAATAGAAACAGAGGAAGACTTAAATACCGCAAAACAGTTGGGTATTTCGTATGCCCAGGGCTATCTGCTTGGGAGACCGTCCCCATGGAAGAGTCTTTCTGTACAAAATTATAATATTGGAGATTACGGGGAAAATGGATGTTGGGGAAAGAATGGATAA
- a CDS encoding HD domain-containing protein — protein MVNIVSATMKKMIEYFDGDVKRINHALKVYGFAKSIGELENIPEEKLKILEAAAILHDIGIKESERKYSSSAGKYQEIEGPPIACDILQEFILSKDFLDRVCYLIGNHHTYSKIDDIDFQILVEADFLVNIFEDGMEKEQIKTIKQKYFKTNTGLCYLDSMYCK, from the coding sequence ATGGTGAATATTGTAAGTGCTACCATGAAGAAAATGATAGAATACTTTGATGGTGATGTTAAGCGAATTAATCATGCGCTAAAGGTGTATGGATTTGCAAAAAGCATAGGGGAACTTGAGAATATCCCGGAAGAAAAACTTAAAATCCTTGAAGCGGCTGCAATCTTACATGATATCGGGATTAAGGAAAGTGAAAGGAAATACTCGTCATCTGCTGGAAAGTACCAGGAAATAGAAGGGCCACCTATAGCATGTGATATTTTGCAGGAATTTATATTGAGTAAAGATTTTTTAGACAGAGTTTGTTATTTGATAGGCAACCATCATACTTATAGCAAAATAGATGATATAGATTTTCAAATTCTTGTGGAAGCAGATTTTCTTGTAAATATTTTTGAGGATGGTATGGAAAAAGAACAGATAAAAACCATTAAACAGAAATATTTTAAAACTAATACAGGACTATGCTATCTGGACAGCATGTACTGTAAATGA
- a CDS encoding ArsR/SmtB family transcription factor, giving the protein MVNRLVEIFKALGDENRIRILNLLRKGELCVCEIEAILGITQSNVSRHLNKLKNAGIITYEKKSQWVYYKVDDEFIQQNSLLYDFLNHQMNINNQCIKDTEKLKKCKDGNTACEQLDE; this is encoded by the coding sequence GTGGTGAATAGATTGGTTGAAATATTTAAAGCACTGGGAGATGAAAACAGAATAAGAATATTAAATTTGTTGAGAAAGGGGGAACTGTGCGTATGTGAGATTGAAGCCATACTTGGTATTACTCAATCCAATGTCTCAAGACATTTAAACAAATTAAAAAATGCAGGCATCATTACTTATGAAAAGAAATCTCAATGGGTCTATTATAAGGTAGACGATGAATTTATACAGCAAAATAGTCTGCTTTATGATTTTCTTAACCATCAAATGAACATAAACAACCAGTGCATAAAAGACACAGAAAAATTAAAGAAATGCAAGGATGGCAATACTGCCTGTGAACAATTAGATGAATAA